GATCTTGCTGGATGCGGTCAGACCGTCTTGTGCCAGACCCATGTCGATAATTTGGATGTGCCCATCTCTatccagcatgatgttgtctggcttGATGTCTCTGCAATGAAAAGAAAATCCTTTTTAGAAACAGCGCCTCTCCTGTCcgtggctgtatctggtattgctgctcagccccattcaagtgCATAAAGCTAAGCCGCAGAACCTGACAGCTCATGGAAAACAATGCCAAAATCCATCCTGTTCCTCTTACCGATGCACGATGCCACGCCGGTGGAGAAACTGGAGGCCGCAGATCAGCTCCCCTGTGAGGAACCTGATGAAGAGAGGAAAGTGTTTAGTATCAATGGTGATCATTCTGGATAACTGCTGCACAATGTCCTCTTACCTCTAACAACTGATCCGCCCGCCGAACCCCAGAACTGGTTACTCACTGTGTAGTGGGGCGGTTCAGTTTACCCGACACATTAATCAGGGTCTGCAGGCTGCCGCCGGACAGGTACTCCATGACGAAGTAGACGTGACCCTGTAATACAAAGCACAATACTGTAAGAGCCCCGCACATCACACCGGACACGAAAGGAGCGTCTATTTCCTGTGCGATGGGAGTCGCGTCCAAGAATGTTGGATGCGACTCGCGCTCATCCGTGTGAATCCGCCCTAAGGAACACATTTTCTGATCCGCCACCTATTATGGAATAGGTGACCGGAGCGGGGAGACCCCCGTATATATCTCAGACTGTATTGTGGCACTGAGATGATACAGGAACGGGCAATCTCTGGCCGCCAGGAGAACTCGTCTCTCGTGCTGAAGTTCTTCGGTGTTGTCCTCCTCCTTGTTGAAGATCTTGATGGCCTTGAAGATGCTTCGGCGACGGACAGATGCCAGGACGACCTAAgggaaaaaatgcaaaataaGTATGACAATAGGAACGTACTGAATATCTGCACTGTAACACTACGGCTGATGGAGATAAAATAGAGGTGTAACACTTACCTTGCCGAAGCTGCCCTTACCCAGTACCTGATGGAACCTGAACCCGCTGATGGTAAGTATAGTTTACCCCACCAAATTTAGCTTTTATGACTGCAACGATGATGTTTACATATACCCACATGACCGATTCAACCAAGTTACTAGCGTCAGTAGTGTATGGCACAAGATAGCCAGAGTGGCAAGTGCAACCCAATGGCAATCATACTTTTTCCTAATTTAACACATTACCTGctcttgaaagaaaaaaaaaaacatttccaacaACCTCTTCTCCTGCAGCTATGCccaatttgttttgttgctattgtGCACTTGCTATTGGCCAATGACTTAGGGTAGCTTACCTTCTGGAATGCCTCCATGCTTGCCAATCTTTCCTTCCAGTTGTCACTGTCCAGCAGTTGCATGCAAGTTGCAGGAAAAACTGCTGCTGCCTTCTCTTCACAGGCCTCAGGCTACAAGAACAGGGATGACTTAAACAATGCCACAGGACCACCACCACGGCCTCACTTCACTAGTTATATAAAGCCTTCATGATACTTACAGAGAGTTCTTGTTCAAACACCTCTTTCACATCTGCTGCCTTCTTTCCCTTAGCAGCTC
The Eleutherodactylus coqui strain aEleCoq1 chromosome 11, aEleCoq1.hap1, whole genome shotgun sequence genome window above contains:
- the LOC136581780 gene encoding uncharacterized protein, with the translated sequence MFRPLTWVFVKTVLRMRASPPYGVIKECADKVELATGKKVGSGEKKEAKAMTAAPSAANEKDSKEAAKPGMAPKKPAPSKSGGPVKKGKAPAAGGGAAKGKKAADVKEVFEQELSPEACEEKAAAVFPATCMQLLDSDNWKERLASMEAFQKVVLASVRRRSIFKAIKIFNKEEDNTEELQHERRVLLAARDCPFLYHLRRIHTDERESHPTFLDATPIAQEIDAPFVSGVMCGALTVLCFVLQGHVYFVMEYLSGGSLQTLINVSGKLNRPTTQ